The Bacteroidales bacterium genome includes a window with the following:
- a CDS encoding multidrug efflux SMR transporter has protein sequence MNWITLIVAGLFEVGFTFCMGKARESTGLEFYLWGLGFLASLALSMILLAKATQYIPMGTAYPVWTGIGAVGTVLMGIFFFNEPVTFTRLFFITTLIVSIIGLKLV, from the coding sequence ATGAATTGGATTACATTAATTGTTGCCGGACTTTTTGAAGTTGGTTTTACATTTTGTATGGGCAAGGCTCGAGAGTCAACAGGATTAGAGTTCTATTTGTGGGGATTAGGCTTTCTTGCTTCTTTAGCATTGAGTATGATACTGTTAGCTAAGGCAACGCAATATATCCCAATGGGTACTGCTTATCCTGTTTGGACTGGGATTGGTGCTGTTGGCACTGTTTTAATGGGGATTTTCTTTTTTAATGAACCTGTAACTTTTACGAGACTATTTTTTATTACAACGCTTATTGTGTCAATTATAGGTCTTAAACTTGTATAA